TTCTTCTTCCCTTACCGATAAAATCATAGTGAACTTCTACCTCTTATTTTGAAACAGCCGGTCCATTAGTTTCCGAATAAAGTTAAAATTTGTAAATATTTTTAATAAAATGTTAAGAAGTAGAAAAATAAACAGTAGTAGGAGATCAGTATTGATGAAACAAATAATTAGGGAAATAGAAGGTTACTTTTTAATCGGGCATTTACTGGCAATGGTTTTCGGTTTAGCTGGATTATTGTTAGTGTTACCTCATCCTGAATTTGTGGCAAATTTACCGCCTATTGGGCAATCTGCTTTTAGTTGGTCGATGATCGGTGGAGGAGTCGTCTATATGATATTAGGCTGGGCAACAGTGGCAATTTTTGCCTATCGTCAGTTGGGAATGTGGCACTGGTTAGGTTTTATGATTCCAGCTTTGGGGATTTCCCTCACCAGCGAATTATTAGGCACTAGCACGGGTTTTCCCTTCGGAGAGTATCATTATCTCTCTGGATTAGGCTATAAAATTTCTGGCTTAGTTCCCTTTACCATTCCCTTATCTTGGTTTTATCTGGGTTTTAGCGGTTATCTTATTGCCAGAGTAGGTTTAGAGCGTTTATCTATCAATAATTTTGTTAAAGATTTGGGCGCCATTATTTTTGGTTCTTTACTATTAACCTCTTGGGATTTCGTTTTAGACCCGGCTATGAGCCAAACCACCATGCCTTTTTGGTTGTGGGATCAACCGGGTGCTTTTTTCGGTATGCCTTATCAAAACTTCGTCGGTTGGTTCGGCACGGGCGCTGTTTTTATGACTATTTCTACCATTATTTGGCGCATCAAACCCCTTGATTTTTCCCAAATTTCCCTTACTATTCCTGTCATAGTTTATTTGGGTAATTTTGGTTTTGCGATGGTAATGAGTATCGGTGCTAGTTTTTATGTACCAATCTTTTTAGGCATTTTGCTAGGGGTTTTGCCCCTCGTAGTTTTCGTGCGCTTGGCAAATCAAGGGGATGATGATTCTGTGGTGTTATCTACCAATAATATCGCTTAAATTTTCTTTCTTTTGCTTCAGGCAAGGGGCGTAACAGGAGATTTGCAAAGTCAGGATCAAAATTGATTTGTTTTTGACAAGAAGACAATATAAGGATGATCCCCCCCAACCCCCCTTAAAAAGGGGGGAGATTCAGGGAGACAGGAGGATTTTTTACTATTAATTGATTTATTAGTAGTTAAAAACCTCTGAATTTCAGATTATTGGCTAGTTTGAGAAACTAACATTTTTGAGAATGAAAACGCCCTGCTTAGGAAGAGGGGGGAGGGAGAGGGGAGCAATATTTTCTATTATTTGATTAATTAGTAGTTAAAAACCTCTTAATTTCAGACTATTAGCTATTTTGAGAAACTGACATTTTTGAAAATGCAACAGCATTGAGGGGTTTAAGCCCTTTGTTTTTGGTGAATAATAGTTTTGTAGCAGTTTAACAAAATCTCAAAAGATGATAAAATCCTTTTGTTTGCGATTTTGATGGGTTAAAAATGGAATTAGCGGATTTAAAGAAAGAAATTGA
This DNA window, taken from Cyanobacterium sp. T60_A2020_053, encodes the following:
- a CDS encoding carotenoid biosynthesis protein; its protein translation is MKQIIREIEGYFLIGHLLAMVFGLAGLLLVLPHPEFVANLPPIGQSAFSWSMIGGGVVYMILGWATVAIFAYRQLGMWHWLGFMIPALGISLTSELLGTSTGFPFGEYHYLSGLGYKISGLVPFTIPLSWFYLGFSGYLIARVGLERLSINNFVKDLGAIIFGSLLLTSWDFVLDPAMSQTTMPFWLWDQPGAFFGMPYQNFVGWFGTGAVFMTISTIIWRIKPLDFSQISLTIPVIVYLGNFGFAMVMSIGASFYVPIFLGILLGVLPLVVFVRLANQGDDDSVVLSTNNIA